One part of the Methylobacterium terrae genome encodes these proteins:
- a CDS encoding Orn/Lys/Arg decarboxylase N-terminal domain-containing protein: MDFHRRFTVLMCTPAFDPDDLEGARVNQIVAAVEHRGFEVVRARRVEDAAIAVQTDAAVGCLVVDWGKRGLDGKAAALIDMMRKRGLEMPIVIMVRRKRLEDIPVELLDFIDGYIFLAEETPEFIARGLVSRVTQYAETLKTPFFGALVDYAEKGNQLWTCPGHNGGIFYNRSPIGRIFVEHLGEAIFRDDLDNSVLDLGDLLTHEGPALKAQKEAAQIFGAEKTYFVLNGTSASNKIVLSSLVAEDDLVLFDRNNHKAAHHGALFLGGGIPIFLETDRNAYGLIGPIFHEALDEDKIRRKIRDNPLVRDREAWRRERPFRVAVIEQCTYDGTIYDAREIVARIGHLCDYILFDEAWAGFMKFHPLFQGRYAMGLTGLDETSPGIIATQSTHKQLASFSQASQIHTKDGHIRGQTRRVEHRRLNESFLVHASTSPFYPLFASLDVGAQMMKGRSGMILWDDTIRLGIEWRKKVRAIRKEFEENERDPKRRWFFDPFVPDLATGAGGAEVPWESLPTDELASDPRHWELKPGAGWHGFTHVAPGYAITDPNKLTVLTPGFDRRTGEYTEHGVPAPIVAQYLRENRIVPEKNDLNSLLFLLTPGVESSKAGTLISGLVAFKRLHDDNVLLEEAMPEFVRRRPQRYGGVRLRDLCADYHTFHRQAGTSGLQRKQFMPEHLPEMAMAPKAAAQMLTRNNVDFVPIAEAEGRIATTLMLVYPPGIGTVLPGERLDERAKPMLDYFKMFEAAANLFPGFEAEIQGVYRQVEPDGRIRFYTYVLREGR; encoded by the coding sequence ATGGATTTCCACCGCCGCTTCACCGTGCTGATGTGCACGCCGGCCTTCGACCCGGACGACCTCGAGGGCGCGCGCGTCAACCAGATCGTGGCGGCGGTCGAGCACCGCGGCTTCGAGGTGGTGCGGGCGCGGCGGGTCGAGGACGCGGCGATCGCGGTGCAGACCGACGCGGCGGTCGGCTGCCTGGTGGTGGATTGGGGCAAGCGCGGCCTCGACGGCAAGGCGGCGGCGCTCATCGACATGATGCGCAAGCGCGGCCTCGAGATGCCGATCGTCATCATGGTCCGGCGCAAGCGGCTCGAGGACATCCCCGTCGAGCTCCTCGACTTCATCGACGGCTACATCTTCCTCGCCGAAGAAACCCCCGAGTTCATCGCGCGCGGCCTCGTCAGCAGGGTGACGCAATACGCCGAGACCCTGAAGACCCCGTTCTTCGGCGCGCTCGTCGACTACGCTGAGAAGGGCAACCAGCTCTGGACCTGCCCGGGCCACAACGGCGGCATCTTCTACAACCGCTCGCCGATCGGCCGCATCTTCGTCGAGCACCTAGGGGAAGCGATCTTTCGCGACGACCTCGACAACTCGGTCCTCGACCTCGGCGACCTCCTGACCCACGAAGGCCCCGCCCTCAAGGCGCAGAAGGAGGCCGCCCAGATCTTCGGGGCGGAGAAGACCTACTTCGTGCTCAACGGCACCTCGGCCTCGAACAAGATCGTGCTGTCCTCGCTCGTCGCCGAGGACGACCTGGTGCTGTTCGACCGCAACAACCACAAGGCGGCGCATCACGGCGCGCTGTTCCTCGGCGGCGGCATCCCGATCTTCCTCGAGACCGACCGCAACGCCTACGGGCTGATCGGCCCGATCTTCCACGAGGCCCTCGACGAGGACAAGATCCGCCGGAAGATCCGCGACAACCCGCTCGTCAGGGACCGCGAGGCGTGGCGCCGGGAGCGCCCGTTCCGCGTCGCGGTGATCGAGCAATGCACCTATGACGGCACGATCTACGACGCCCGCGAGATCGTCGCGAGGATCGGTCACCTCTGCGACTACATCCTGTTCGACGAGGCCTGGGCCGGCTTCATGAAGTTCCATCCCCTGTTCCAGGGCCGCTACGCCATGGGGCTGACCGGGCTCGACGAGACCTCGCCCGGCATCATCGCCACGCAATCGACCCACAAGCAGCTCGCGAGCTTCTCCCAGGCCTCGCAGATCCACACCAAGGACGGGCACATCCGCGGCCAGACCCGGCGGGTGGAGCACCGGCGCCTCAACGAGAGCTTCCTCGTCCACGCCTCGACCTCGCCGTTCTATCCCCTCTTCGCCTCCCTCGACGTCGGCGCCCAGATGATGAAGGGCCGCTCCGGCATGATCCTGTGGGACGACACGATCCGGCTGGGCATCGAGTGGCGCAAGAAGGTGCGGGCGATCCGCAAGGAGTTCGAGGAGAACGAGCGCGACCCCAAGCGCCGCTGGTTCTTCGATCCCTTCGTGCCCGACCTGGCGACGGGCGCGGGCGGCGCCGAGGTGCCGTGGGAGAGCCTGCCGACCGACGAGCTCGCCTCCGACCCGCGGCACTGGGAGCTCAAGCCGGGGGCCGGCTGGCACGGCTTCACCCACGTGGCGCCGGGCTACGCCATCACCGACCCGAACAAGCTCACGGTGCTCACCCCGGGCTTCGACCGGCGGACGGGCGAGTACACCGAGCACGGCGTGCCGGCCCCGATCGTCGCCCAGTACCTGCGCGAGAACCGCATCGTCCCGGAGAAGAACGACCTCAACTCGCTGCTCTTCCTGCTGACGCCCGGCGTCGAATCGTCGAAAGCCGGCACGCTGATCTCCGGCCTCGTCGCCTTCAAGCGCCTGCACGACGACAACGTGCTCTTGGAAGAGGCGATGCCGGAATTCGTCCGGCGCCGGCCGCAGCGCTACGGCGGCGTGCGCCTGCGCGACCTCTGCGCCGACTACCACACCTTCCACCGCCAGGCCGGCACCTCCGGCCTGCAGCGCAAGCAGTTCATGCCCGAGCACCTGCCCGAGATGGCGATGGCGCCGAAGGCCGCGGCGCAGATGCTGACGCGCAACAACGTCGACTTCGTCCCGATCGCCGAGGCCGAGGGGCGCATCGCCACGACCTTGATGCTGGTCTATCCCCCGGGCATCGGCACGGTGCTGCCGGGAGAGCGGCTCGACGAGCGGGCAAAGCCCATGCTCGACTACTTCAAGATGTTCGAGGCCGCCGCCAACCTCTTCCCGGGTTTCGAGGCCGAGATCCAGGGCGTCTACCGCCAGGTCGAGCCGGACGGGCGCATCCGCTTCTACACCTACGTGCTGCGGGAGGGACGGTGA